One Punica granatum isolate Tunisia-2019 chromosome 3, ASM765513v2, whole genome shotgun sequence genomic window carries:
- the LOC116199917 gene encoding two-component response regulator ARR5-like — protein sequence MARNGGFSRRRRSGSADGFDLSPTDSEEAHVLAVDDSLVDRKFIERLLKTSSCKVTAVDSGMRALQFLGLDEEKSPVDFDSLKVDLIITDYCMPGMTGYELLKKIKECSALREIPVVIMSSENVVARIDRCLEEGAEDFIMKPVKPSDVRRLKDYMARGFRGESCERNNHKRKLHDHSSDHLFQSSSPSVSPASWSSTSLTSGSADPSSPPSVSSSQPQSPLIASSAPSSPSSLEIWNHRPDGSE from the exons ATGGCGAGAAACGGCGGGTTTTCGCGGCGGAGGAGGTCGGGCAGCGCCGACGGGTTCGACCTCTCGCCAACCGATTCCGAGGAAGCCCACGTCCTCGCGGTCGACGACAGCCTCGTGGACCGCAAGTTCATCGAACGTTTGCTAAAGACTTCGTCTTGCAAAG TGACGGCGGTCGATAGCGGAATGAGAGCTCTGCAGTTTCTGGGTCTAGACGAGGAGAAGTCCCCTGTCGATTTCGAT AGTTTGAAGGTCGATCTGATCATCACAGACTACTGCATGCCCGGAATGACCGGATACGAGCTGCTCAAGAAAATCAAG GAATGCTCCGCTTTGAGGGAAATTCCGGTAGTGATCATGTCGTCGGAGAATGTCGTGGCGCGAATCGACCG ATGTTTGGAGGAAGGCGCGGAAGATTTCATAATGAAGCCGGTGAAGCCGTCGGACGTGAGACGGCTGAAGGACTACATGGCGAGGGGATTCCGGGGAGAATCCTGCGAGAGGAACAATCACAAGCGGAAGCTCCACGACCATAGCTCCGATCACCTCTTCCAATCCTCATCACCTTCGGTTTCGCCCGCCTCGTGGTCGTCGACGTCGCTGACTTCGGGGTCCGCTGACCCTTCATCGCCGCCGTCGGTCTCTTCATCGCAGCCTCAATCGCCGTTGATAGCTTCGTCGGCGCCCTCTTCTCCCTCGTCCTTGGAAATTTGGAATCACCGACCAGACGGCTCAGAATGA